The Thermodesulfobacteriota bacterium genome has a segment encoding these proteins:
- a CDS encoding enoyl-CoA hydratase-related protein, with the protein MNDSILLKEENNQIVTLTLNRTEVMNSFNFDLLLALKAEIEDLQFNKDVRVIIITGAGKKAFCSGADLKERITLSPIQVKKYIFTIRNLFTSIEQLNKPVIAGINGVALGGGTELALASDIRIASTNASMGLTEARLAIIPGGGGTQRLPRLVGKGKAKELIFTGQRVGAKEALSIGLVNKICEPEALMDECNKMAGMICETGPIAIEQAKYAINYGLETDLGTALAIESNAYWICIPTEDRLEGLAAFREKRKPVYKGK; encoded by the coding sequence ATGAATGATAGTATTCTCCTTAAGGAAGAAAACAACCAAATTGTCACTCTTACCCTTAATCGTACTGAAGTGATGAATTCATTTAATTTTGATTTGCTTCTTGCACTAAAGGCAGAAATCGAAGATTTACAATTTAATAAGGATGTCCGGGTCATTATCATCACCGGAGCAGGCAAAAAAGCATTTTGCTCAGGAGCGGATCTTAAAGAACGAATCACCCTTTCACCGATTCAGGTTAAAAAATATATATTTACCATACGAAACCTTTTCACCTCAATTGAACAGCTGAACAAACCGGTCATTGCGGGGATAAACGGTGTGGCGCTGGGCGGAGGAACAGAGCTGGCACTGGCTTCTGATATCCGTATCGCATCAACGAACGCTTCTATGGGACTTACCGAAGCCAGACTTGCCATCATTCCAGGCGGTGGTGGCACCCAGAGACTTCCCCGGCTTGTTGGAAAAGGAAAAGCCAAAGAGCTTATATTCACCGGTCAGAGGGTGGGAGCCAAAGAGGCGCTCAGTATCGGTCTTGTCAATAAAATTTGCGAGCCCGAGGCGCTAATGGACGAATGCAACAAAATGGCAGGCATGATATGTGAAACAGGCCCCATTGCGATCGAACAGGCAAAGTATGCGATCAATTACGGCCTTGAGACCGATCTCGGCACAGCCCTTGCCATTGAATCGAATGCCTACTGGATTTGCATACCTACTGAAGACCGTCTGGAAGGTCTTGCCGCTTTTCGTGAAAAAAGAAAGCCGGTATATAAGGGGAAATAG
- a CDS encoding PHP domain-containing protein, with product MLKFSRNKLVSVIKNSVDTLKVHGVLDDDIYGLEIDLVIRLNDLKIVSIDGRWNRFTTPECPRAVAVLQSATKFYINEELAAKVHKIIGREGCRHFANLLIESCDAAKEAATIVKWQAAQTDEPSLTLEQFLSGERQTALEPASVRSIQVEAEPLQIRIATSKEDSIETANTSEKKSAGVFVDLHTHTSPASPCSSAATEQLIKEAKNIGLDGICLTDHNYVWQKKQVEELRQKHGFLILRGNEITTDQGDMLVFGMYKDIRGIIKLEDLKKKVLNADGFMIAAHPFRGFLVFGAGQLGLTAEKAKTRSLFQFVDAIEVLNGKVTEKENKLAAEVSAVLKLPATGGSDAHEVDEVGKYATRFTGSISNEKELLAALKNGDYNAVNFRKENAK from the coding sequence ATGCTGAAATTTTCCCGCAACAAACTGGTCTCTGTAATAAAAAATAGCGTGGACACATTAAAAGTCCACGGAGTGCTTGATGATGATATCTATGGATTGGAAATAGACCTTGTTATTCGCTTAAATGACTTAAAAATTGTATCGATCGATGGCCGCTGGAACCGGTTTACAACTCCGGAATGTCCTCGCGCCGTTGCCGTTTTACAGTCAGCGACAAAATTTTATATTAATGAAGAGCTGGCTGCCAAAGTCCACAAAATTATTGGCCGTGAAGGCTGCCGCCATTTTGCCAACCTTCTAATCGAAAGCTGCGATGCAGCCAAAGAGGCTGCAACCATTGTAAAGTGGCAGGCTGCCCAAACCGATGAACCCAGCCTGACATTGGAACAGTTTCTATCCGGCGAGAGGCAAACCGCTCTTGAACCTGCATCTGTTCGTTCCATTCAGGTGGAAGCAGAACCACTTCAAATTAGAATAGCGACCTCTAAAGAAGATTCTATCGAGACAGCAAATACTTCAGAAAAAAAATCTGCAGGGGTGTTTGTTGACCTGCACACGCATACGTCACCGGCTTCGCCCTGCAGTTCGGCTGCCACCGAACAATTGATTAAAGAGGCCAAAAACATCGGATTGGATGGTATCTGCCTGACCGACCATAACTATGTTTGGCAGAAAAAACAGGTGGAAGAGTTAAGACAAAAGCACGGTTTTCTGATTCTCAGGGGAAATGAAATTACCACCGATCAGGGTGATATGTTGGTTTTCGGGATGTATAAAGATATACGGGGGATCATAAAGCTTGAAGATCTTAAAAAGAAAGTCCTAAACGCAGATGGTTTTATGATCGCCGCCCATCCTTTTAGGGGCTTTCTTGTCTTTGGTGCCGGGCAGTTGGGTCTGACAGCGGAAAAAGCCAAGACGCGATCTCTTTTTCAGTTTGTGGACGCCATTGAGGTTTTGAACGGAAAAGTGACTGAAAAAGAAAACAAATTGGCAGCCGAGGTTTCGGCTGTCCTTAAGCTGCCGGCAACAGGCGGCAGTGACGCCCATGAGGTGGATGAGGTGGGAAAATACGCCACCCGGTTTACCGGCAGTATCAGTAATGAAAAAGAACTTCTGGCGGCTCTGAAAAACGGAGACTATAATGCGGTGAATTTTAGAAAGGAGAATGCGAAATGA
- a CDS encoding DUF6125 family protein, with protein sequence MPEKADRVEDLSREDTVHLVMDMFHRIIIHYALWFTEVRHQMGMGKALDTLQIVSEKSIGIQMKRLSKLFGFQMKGGIPTPLLDMPKESLVELLHTVSVNWLANDGVWFQAVEFESGMNDAKRCNDSCWAHFSPFEAWSIKKFLNLAKNPGLEGLKKALGFRLYARINTQSIIPEGPHSFIFQMNECRVQSARKRKGLADYPCKSVGLVEYPYFATAIDPRITTECIGCPPDEHPEEWFCAWRFKLQNSTGDNLKAET encoded by the coding sequence ATGCCGGAAAAAGCGGATCGAGTAGAGGACCTGAGCCGGGAAGATACCGTCCATCTGGTGATGGACATGTTTCATAGAATTATTATCCACTATGCCCTGTGGTTTACCGAAGTCAGGCACCAGATGGGGATGGGCAAAGCGCTGGATACCCTGCAGATTGTATCGGAAAAAAGCATCGGCATCCAGATGAAAAGGCTATCCAAACTCTTCGGGTTTCAAATGAAGGGCGGTATCCCAACGCCCCTTCTTGATATGCCTAAAGAATCGCTTGTTGAACTTTTGCATACTGTTTCCGTTAACTGGCTGGCCAATGACGGGGTATGGTTTCAAGCGGTAGAATTTGAAAGCGGTATGAATGATGCCAAACGTTGTAACGATTCCTGCTGGGCGCATTTCTCTCCTTTTGAAGCATGGTCCATCAAAAAATTTCTGAATCTTGCTAAAAACCCCGGACTCGAAGGGTTAAAAAAGGCCCTTGGCTTCCGTCTTTATGCCCGCATCAATACCCAATCGATTATACCAGAAGGCCCTCACAGTTTCATTTTTCAAATGAACGAGTGTCGGGTTCAATCAGCCCGCAAACGCAAGGGGTTGGCTGATTATCCCTGCAAGTCGGTGGGACTGGTTGAATATCCCTATTTCGCCACAGCAATTGATCCCAGGATCACCACCGAATGCATCGGATGCCCGCCGGATGAACATCCTGAAGAATGGTTCTGCGCCTGGCGATTTAAACTACAAAACTCGACAGGCGACAACTTGAAGGCTGAAACTTGA
- a CDS encoding radical SAM protein, which produces MKILLIYPYFLEDRIHQDDIAIVPQGLFYVGAVLKQNDYEVEILDWHNINKTPEKISRILSEKKPDIIGFSILHANRWGGIEIARIARQIDPGVKIVFGGIGATFLWKHFLTHFEEIDYVVIGEGEYSFLKLVNCLKNNDPKGIETITGIAFKKNGEMLKTEPSKPINNLDELPVPAKYFTFNHLSLTRGCPGKCTFCGSPRFWGTKVRFHSTEYFVEQLEALYQKGITFFYFSDDTFTISKNRVIQICKKILQKKLKIAWVAISRVNYVNDDIIYWMKKAGCIQISYGVESGSEKMRKFLNKNISTDQIKTAFSITLKYGILARAYFIYGCPKESSESIQQTIELIREIKPLATIFYILDLFPGTTLYEDYKQKHNVTDDIWLKRIEDIMYFETDAELSEKMILDFGNKLRTAYYKMLPGFVDAISLIDQKELYPMHSDFLSRLAMTFDHGDYAGIESIKGKQKIADKLYNMALDYHPDSRAYLGLGIARQKNRNYQQSIDILSHGLKHFPHNQQLSLCIAISYMNIARYQTALSYLLPFQESKEVLPYIKNCHKALGTFMNDYK; this is translated from the coding sequence ATGAAGATATTACTTATTTATCCATATTTTCTTGAAGACAGAATTCATCAAGACGATATTGCGATCGTCCCCCAAGGTTTATTTTATGTGGGGGCGGTGTTGAAACAAAATGACTACGAGGTTGAAATTTTAGACTGGCATAATATCAATAAAACGCCGGAAAAAATTAGCCGGATCCTTTCTGAAAAAAAACCGGATATCATCGGCTTCTCCATACTTCATGCAAACAGGTGGGGAGGGATTGAAATTGCTCGAATCGCCAGGCAGATTGATCCAGGCGTCAAGATCGTGTTCGGAGGAATCGGCGCCACTTTTTTATGGAAACATTTTTTGACCCATTTTGAGGAAATTGACTATGTGGTTATCGGAGAGGGGGAATATTCCTTTTTAAAACTGGTCAACTGTCTTAAAAATAATGACCCCAAAGGCATTGAAACCATAACAGGCATCGCGTTCAAAAAAAATGGCGAGATGCTGAAAACAGAACCCAGTAAACCGATAAATAATCTGGACGAATTGCCCGTACCGGCAAAATATTTTACTTTTAACCACCTGTCATTAACCAGAGGATGCCCCGGGAAATGCACCTTCTGCGGATCCCCCCGTTTCTGGGGAACTAAAGTAAGATTTCACTCCACTGAATATTTTGTCGAGCAGCTCGAGGCCCTCTACCAAAAAGGAATCACTTTTTTTTACTTTTCCGATGACACCTTTACTATCAGCAAAAACCGGGTCATCCAAATCTGCAAAAAAATTCTGCAAAAAAAACTAAAAATTGCTTGGGTGGCCATATCCCGGGTCAATTACGTAAATGATGACATTATCTACTGGATGAAAAAAGCGGGTTGTATTCAAATCAGTTACGGCGTTGAAAGTGGAAGTGAAAAAATGAGAAAATTTCTTAATAAAAATATTAGCACGGATCAAATAAAAACGGCCTTTTCAATTACCTTAAAATACGGAATTTTGGCCCGCGCCTATTTCATCTATGGCTGCCCGAAAGAATCGTCGGAATCAATCCAACAAACCATAGAGCTGATCCGTGAAATCAAACCACTGGCTACCATCTTTTACATATTAGATCTGTTTCCCGGGACCACGCTTTATGAAGATTATAAGCAAAAACATAATGTCACGGATGATATCTGGCTAAAACGAATTGAAGATATTATGTATTTTGAAACCGATGCAGAATTGAGTGAAAAAATGATTCTCGATTTCGGTAACAAGCTAAGGACCGCTTACTATAAAATGCTTCCTGGATTTGTGGATGCGATTTCCCTTATCGACCAAAAGGAGTTGTATCCGATGCATTCCGATTTTTTATCGCGGCTGGCAATGACTTTTGACCATGGCGACTATGCCGGAATTGAATCGATAAAGGGAAAACAAAAAATTGCTGATAAATTATACAACATGGCCCTCGACTATCACCCCGACTCCAGAGCTTACCTGGGACTGGGCATTGCCAGACAAAAAAACAGAAATTACCAGCAGTCCATCGACATACTTTCCCATGGATTGAAGCATTTTCCGCACAATCAGCAGTTAAGCCTGTGCATCGCCATAAGTTATATGAATATAGCCAGATACCAAACAGCACTGTCCTATCTCCTGCCTTTTCAAGAATCAAAAGAAGTGCTTCCCTATATCAAAAACTGCCATAAAGCTTTAGGCACTTTTATGAATGATTACAAATAG
- a CDS encoding LytS/YhcK type 5TM receptor domain-containing protein, producing the protein MTITELLITLFKNFGIIAVAAFLLLSWGAFRKLVLKETTLKDKFVLILFFGTFGILGTYVGVPVEGGIANLRAMAVITAGLFGGPVVGIGAGLIAGGHRILIDLGGFTCIPCGLSTFLEGIAAGLISARLKEKESVLNWRLAVVIGLAGETIHMLIVLALARPFEEALHLVEMVSFPMIFLNSMGAGLFVEIIRVVLKGREKIASIQSQKALNIANLTLSHLRSGLNLKTACATAQIIFDHISVAAVSITDVDKILAFIGAGEDHHKAGQKIQIKSTQVVVETGKPLFIKRKSKVGCNQPNCPLQSAIIVPLKKSGNTVGALKLYGDKKTPLNSIDFQICSGLANLFSTQLELEDIQLKTQLLAQAEIKRLQSQIEPHFLFNSLNTITSFCRTNPEKARELLMNFSSYLRKSLENHKDFVTVADELQQVKSYLAIEKARFGERIKFTMDIQPGYDQWPIPPLIIQPLVENSVKHGISAKEEGGSVRVVISKHKKELQIMVQDDGIGMDEKQSENIFNKNNHDNNSPGIGLKNINQRMEQIYGPQYKLIMNSKQDSGTTVKLKVPMTNSDLMHELS; encoded by the coding sequence ATGACAATTACCGAGCTTCTGATCACATTATTTAAGAATTTTGGAATAATTGCGGTGGCTGCCTTTCTGCTGCTTTCCTGGGGTGCTTTTCGCAAACTGGTTCTCAAGGAAACCACCTTAAAAGACAAATTTGTATTGATCCTGTTTTTCGGAACATTCGGCATACTGGGAACCTATGTGGGCGTTCCGGTGGAAGGCGGAATTGCCAACCTGAGGGCCATGGCGGTCATCACAGCAGGGCTTTTCGGGGGGCCGGTAGTCGGTATCGGTGCCGGCCTGATTGCCGGCGGGCACAGAATTTTGATCGATCTCGGTGGATTTACTTGTATACCCTGCGGTCTTTCCACGTTCTTGGAAGGAATAGCCGCAGGGCTGATTTCAGCCAGATTAAAAGAAAAAGAAAGTGTCCTTAACTGGAGACTGGCTGTGGTAATCGGACTTGCAGGAGAGACGATCCATATGCTGATCGTTTTAGCCCTGGCCAGGCCTTTTGAAGAAGCATTACACCTGGTAGAAATGGTGTCCTTTCCCATGATTTTTCTTAATTCCATGGGTGCGGGCCTCTTTGTGGAAATCATCCGCGTGGTGCTTAAAGGCAGAGAAAAAATTGCTTCCATACAATCACAAAAGGCTTTAAACATCGCAAATCTTACCCTCAGCCATCTGCGATCCGGACTCAATCTTAAAACAGCCTGCGCCACTGCCCAAATCATCTTTGATCATATTTCAGTCGCCGCCGTTTCCATCACAGATGTTGACAAAATTCTTGCCTTTATCGGGGCCGGAGAGGACCATCACAAAGCAGGACAGAAGATACAGATAAAATCAACCCAGGTGGTGGTGGAAACAGGCAAACCGCTCTTTATTAAAAGAAAAAGCAAAGTCGGCTGCAATCAGCCCAACTGCCCGCTCCAATCTGCCATAATAGTGCCCTTAAAGAAATCCGGAAATACTGTAGGGGCTTTAAAACTGTATGGTGACAAAAAAACACCTCTCAACAGTATCGATTTCCAAATCTGCTCAGGCCTGGCGAATCTCTTTTCCACCCAGCTAGAACTGGAGGATATTCAGCTAAAGACCCAGCTTCTTGCCCAGGCTGAAATTAAGCGCCTGCAATCACAGATCGAACCCCATTTTCTGTTTAATTCATTAAACACCATTACTTCGTTTTGCCGCACAAATCCGGAAAAGGCCAGGGAGCTTCTGATGAATTTTTCCAGTTATCTGAGAAAGAGCCTGGAAAATCATAAGGATTTTGTGACAGTGGCCGACGAGTTGCAGCAGGTCAAATCTTATCTTGCCATAGAAAAGGCCCGTTTTGGCGAACGCATCAAATTTACCATGGACATTCAACCCGGATATGATCAATGGCCCATTCCCCCGTTAATTATCCAGCCTCTGGTAGAAAATTCAGTCAAGCATGGTATCTCGGCCAAAGAAGAGGGGGGATCGGTTCGGGTTGTGATATCAAAACATAAAAAAGAACTGCAGATTATGGTACAGGACGACGGAATCGGCATGGATGAAAAACAAAGTGAAAATATTTTCAACAAAAACAACCATGACAATAATTCCCCAGGAATCGGTCTTAAAAATATCAACCAACGCATGGAACAGATCTACGGCCCACAATATAAATTGATAATGAACAGCAAACAGGATTCAGGCACAACGGTAAAACTAAAGGTTCCCATGACAAATTCAGATCTCATGCATGAGTTGAGCTGA
- the coaE gene encoding dephospho-CoA kinase (Dephospho-CoA kinase (CoaE) performs the final step in coenzyme A biosynthesis.) — protein MTVSQDWEKIIRRMELLLRLKAFPVAFKMLEDKEDLNTIPFLRRCDKKVTLCQLITQVRCFDWTVGAVLDDFIFPGCPSIIGLTDTPETYKDGTFRSIVWVATKEDGKKYESSIPRLPLGRYEAVAMAPLVYNPFEPDIVLIYANPAQMMLLINALQFEDYEVMQFFCVGESSCSDAIARCYLTNKPSLTIPCYGERRYGSAQDEDMVMAIPPQMMEKALRGLEALYRRGVRYPISFAGAEADVASLFPPSYKKADAFMKKLKGDDNRLIVGITGGIASGKSTVSDMLEELGAPLIDFDQLARQVVEPGTPGLASITDYFGRQVLDKDGRLDRKKLSDIVFKDFEKRKKLESFTHPAIYEAFLQQIDEITANKPDAIVQVSIPLLVELNLQYLFDELILVYISPEKQVERLALRDKISQDDAANILKSQLPIDDKVGFAKFIINNESTLEETTKQVNEVWQELKKIQNS, from the coding sequence ATGACAGTGTCACAAGATTGGGAAAAGATAATCAGAAGAATGGAACTGTTACTGCGACTGAAAGCCTTTCCGGTTGCGTTTAAAATGCTCGAGGACAAAGAAGATCTTAATACGATACCATTTTTACGCCGATGTGATAAAAAAGTGACCCTCTGTCAGTTAATCACCCAGGTTAGATGTTTTGACTGGACAGTGGGTGCCGTGCTGGATGATTTTATCTTTCCCGGCTGTCCTTCCATCATTGGTTTAACGGACACCCCGGAAACCTATAAAGATGGAACTTTTCGCAGTATTGTCTGGGTGGCGACCAAAGAAGACGGTAAAAAATATGAATCGTCGATTCCACGGTTACCCCTTGGCCGGTACGAGGCCGTGGCCATGGCCCCACTGGTGTATAATCCCTTTGAACCGGATATTGTGCTGATCTATGCCAATCCGGCGCAGATGATGCTGCTAATCAACGCGCTTCAATTTGAAGATTATGAAGTCATGCAGTTTTTTTGCGTGGGGGAATCTTCATGCTCTGACGCCATTGCCCGGTGCTATCTGACAAACAAACCGTCACTAACCATACCGTGCTACGGAGAACGGCGTTACGGCAGTGCCCAGGACGAAGACATGGTGATGGCGATTCCGCCGCAAATGATGGAGAAAGCCCTCAGGGGACTGGAAGCGCTCTACCGCAGGGGAGTCCGTTATCCCATCAGTTTTGCCGGGGCGGAAGCTGATGTAGCCTCCTTATTTCCCCCCTCCTACAAAAAGGCGGATGCTTTTATGAAAAAGCTGAAGGGGGATGACAATCGTTTAATTGTGGGAATCACCGGTGGCATAGCGAGTGGAAAGAGCACGGTGTCTGACATGCTGGAAGAACTGGGAGCTCCCCTGATAGATTTTGATCAGCTGGCCAGACAGGTGGTGGAACCCGGGACCCCCGGCCTGGCGAGTATCACGGATTATTTTGGCCGACAAGTACTCGATAAAGACGGCCGACTGGACCGAAAAAAGCTTTCAGATATTGTGTTTAAAGATTTTGAAAAGAGAAAAAAGCTGGAAAGCTTCACTCATCCAGCCATTTATGAAGCCTTTTTGCAGCAGATTGATGAGATTACCGCCAACAAACCTGATGCCATTGTTCAGGTATCCATTCCACTTCTGGTGGAGCTGAATCTCCAGTATCTGTTTGACGAGCTCATCCTGGTTTATATTTCCCCGGAAAAGCAGGTGGAACGATTGGCATTAAGAGATAAAATCAGCCAGGACGATGCGGCCAACATCCTTAAGTCACAGCTTCCCATAGATGACAAGGTCGGTTTTGCAAAATTTATCATAAATAATGAAAGCACCTTAGAAGAAACCACCAAGCAGGTGAATGAGGTGTGGCAGGAGCTGAAAAAAATTCAAAATTCGTAG
- a CDS encoding carbon starvation protein A, with translation MEALLIMVIAFVGYIVMYQLYGKFIGKKIFNLSPDAAVPSVEQEDGVDYVPTKKEVIFGHHFTSIAGTGPIVGPAIGIIWGWVPAMIWIFFGTIVMGAVHDFGALVISMRNRGQSVAEYTAKYVNSRTRFLFFLIVFLELWIVIAIFGLVIAIVFAIFPQSVIPVWLEVPIAIYLGYLIYKKGANVMTWSIIAVIVMYATFIIGYYVPVKMPAIAGIPPTGVWIIILLIYAFIASTLPVTTLLQPRDFINSHQLVIALALLILGVLFTAFSGNLDLVAPAVQTAPAKAPPMWPFLFITIACGAISGFHALVSSGTSSKQVRTEEDSLFVGYGSMLMEGTLATLVVIAVAAGIGMGYTPKGGETVVGVAAWTTHYSSWAAAAGLGSKINAFVIGAANMIGTLGIPHGVCIVIMGVFVASFAGTTLDTATRIQRYVVAEIFGDVKLDFLTGRYVATFIAVATAIVLAFATGAGGKGALKLWPLFGAVNQTLAALVLIIIAVYLKAKGGLKWVIAGIPAAFMCIMTIWALILNQTKFGTAHNMLLQIINGVILIVAIWIAVEGFIKLFSTGEPAEGATPQET, from the coding sequence ATGGAAGCGTTATTGATCATGGTGATCGCTTTTGTCGGTTACATTGTTATGTATCAGTTGTACGGCAAGTTTATCGGCAAAAAAATATTTAATCTGTCCCCCGATGCCGCGGTGCCTTCCGTTGAACAGGAAGACGGGGTTGATTATGTGCCCACTAAAAAAGAAGTGATTTTCGGGCACCACTTCACCTCAATCGCAGGTACGGGACCCATTGTAGGGCCGGCCATCGGTATTATCTGGGGCTGGGTTCCGGCAATGATATGGATCTTTTTCGGAACAATCGTGATGGGCGCGGTTCACGATTTCGGTGCGTTAGTTATTTCCATGCGAAACCGGGGGCAGTCGGTTGCGGAATATACAGCCAAATATGTAAACAGCCGGACCCGGTTTTTATTCTTTTTAATCGTTTTCCTTGAGTTGTGGATTGTTATTGCCATTTTTGGTCTGGTGATTGCCATTGTTTTTGCAATATTTCCCCAATCGGTGATCCCGGTGTGGCTGGAAGTACCCATTGCCATTTATCTGGGCTATCTGATTTATAAAAAGGGTGCCAATGTGATGACCTGGTCGATTATAGCCGTGATTGTGATGTATGCCACCTTCATCATCGGCTATTATGTGCCGGTTAAAATGCCTGCCATCGCAGGAATTCCCCCTACCGGTGTCTGGATAATTATTCTGCTTATCTACGCCTTTATCGCATCGACCCTGCCGGTGACCACCTTGCTCCAACCACGCGATTTTATCAATTCGCACCAGTTGGTTATTGCTCTTGCCCTGCTGATTTTGGGAGTACTGTTCACTGCATTTAGCGGCAATCTGGATTTGGTGGCTCCCGCCGTACAAACTGCACCGGCAAAGGCACCCCCCATGTGGCCTTTCCTGTTTATCACCATCGCCTGCGGGGCGATTTCCGGATTTCATGCACTGGTTTCATCGGGAACCTCTTCCAAACAGGTGCGCACTGAGGAAGATTCCCTGTTTGTGGGCTATGGATCCATGCTGATGGAAGGCACACTGGCCACACTGGTGGTGATTGCCGTTGCTGCCGGAATCGGAATGGGGTATACGCCTAAAGGAGGCGAGACAGTTGTAGGCGTTGCCGCATGGACCACCCATTACTCTTCCTGGGCGGCTGCCGCAGGTCTCGGTTCAAAAATCAACGCGTTTGTCATCGGTGCGGCCAATATGATCGGTACACTGGGCATTCCGCATGGAGTCTGTATTGTCATTATGGGTGTTTTTGTGGCGTCATTTGCCGGAACCACCCTGGACACAGCGACCCGGATTCAACGGTATGTGGTTGCCGAAATTTTCGGCGATGTGAAACTTGACTTTTTGACCGGCCGTTATGTGGCCACATTTATAGCTGTAGCTACTGCCATAGTATTGGCCTTTGCTACGGGAGCCGGTGGGAAAGGCGCTTTGAAACTGTGGCCGCTTTTCGGTGCGGTCAACCAGACACTGGCCGCCCTGGTGCTGATTATTATTGCGGTTTATCTGAAAGCCAAAGGCGGACTGAAATGGGTTATTGCAGGAATTCCTGCGGCGTTTATGTGCATTATGACCATCTGGGCGCTCATATTGAACCAGACCAAATTCGGGACGGCGCATAACATGCTGCTGCAGATCATCAACGGTGTCATCCTTATCGTGGCTATCTGGATTGCAGTTGAAGGCTTTATTAAACTGTTCAGTACCGGTGAGCCAGCCGAAGGTGCAACACCACAAGAAACTTAA
- a CDS encoding pyruvate carboxyltransferase — protein sequence MTEYDYWKIFPKMPKKVTIGDITIRDGFQHEEKFISTEAKKFYLEELIFAGCRHIEVTNLGNPFLMPQFRDAEELLTHLKGDRFKKRCEKKGINYDDIVLTAITIREGAVDRAIELKQKGIGPDRLLMMVSTEEEHHFANSGTTLPDYWAEAERCTKKCNDAGMNMCGTVSTIWGSPIGGATDMKDAVEFTKRWLEIGAHDIEHADHDGSASAAEVYRYYSMILDEIPDPRLHIAHFHETKRVASASVLAALHAGIINFEATLGGLGGQPANFLDDCPTRGTGDYYYEDPRYVGLVTLEDTLVQIDEMGIEHGYDVDRILWLGRQMEKTIGRRLRSDAVINGRTLKEGHMHFARPGLKKRKEKLGEKPGQMLPKGWSSKAVLPEQYRPKT from the coding sequence ATGACCGAGTATGATTATTGGAAAATATTTCCCAAAATGCCGAAGAAAGTAACCATCGGTGATATAACCATTCGTGACGGTTTTCAGCATGAAGAAAAATTCATCTCTACCGAAGCAAAAAAGTTTTATCTTGAAGAACTGATCTTTGCCGGCTGCCGCCATATTGAAGTAACCAATCTGGGAAACCCGTTTCTCATGCCACAGTTCAGGGATGCGGAGGAGTTGCTTACCCACCTGAAAGGTGATCGTTTTAAAAAACGATGTGAAAAAAAAGGTATAAATTACGATGACATTGTGCTTACAGCCATTACCATCCGTGAAGGTGCCGTTGATCGCGCCATTGAGCTTAAGCAAAAAGGAATAGGACCAGATCGTCTCCTGATGATGGTGTCAACCGAAGAAGAGCATCATTTTGCCAATTCCGGCACAACCCTTCCCGATTACTGGGCCGAAGCCGAACGATGCACAAAAAAATGCAACGATGCGGGCATGAACATGTGCGGCACGGTGAGTACCATCTGGGGCAGCCCCATTGGGGGTGCCACGGACATGAAGGATGCGGTGGAATTTACCAAACGATGGCTGGAGATCGGCGCCCATGACATTGAACACGCCGACCATGACGGCAGTGCTTCGGCTGCGGAGGTTTACCGTTACTACTCCATGATTCTTGATGAAATTCCGGACCCCAGGCTTCATATCGCCCATTTCCATGAAACCAAACGCGTCGCTTCGGCATCCGTTCTGGCTGCTCTGCATGCCGGGATTATCAATTTTGAAGCCACCCTGGGAGGTCTGGGCGGACAACCCGCTAATTTTCTGGATGACTGCCCCACCAGAGGTACCGGAGACTACTACTATGAAGACCCCAGATATGTCGGCCTGGTTACCCTGGAAGACACGCTGGTTCAAATTGATGAGATGGGCATAGAACATGGCTACGATGTGGACCGCATTTTGTGGTTAGGCAGGCAGATGGAGAAAACCATCGGCCGTAGATTACGCTCCGATGCGGTTATTAACGGCCGCACCTTAAAGGAAGGCCACATGCATTTTGCCAGACCCGGTTTGAAGAAAAGAAAGGAAAAATTGGGTGAAAAACCAGGGCAGATGCTGCCTAAAGGATGGAGTTCCAAGGCGGTCTTGCCTGAACAATACCGACCCAAAACATAA